Proteins from one Geomonas agri genomic window:
- a CDS encoding GGDEF domain-containing protein, whose translation MKYFRTIFHADAKQDPDSLLRLFVSVALVSIIVITSLAGYAFYQVLQKNLVDSAEDDAVKVSTALSDDERARFTMVKSDGSVVVEVSPQNFFILDRDLRTFLAPFDIVKIKIYSSDYRIVYSTEAKLIGEVDRGNKRLARALAGAFDSKLERKEEVKDLADELKFNVDVVETYIPIRARGKVIGSFEVYIDVTKYHQQTTKAALLSLGALCGILMGVFAISFVLIRRGTNELKEAQEILRKQTLIDGLTGTFNKMQIELIGRREFARAQRRREKGFADAEVGFIMIDIDRFKQVNDRYGHLAGDHLLQQFAERVTASLRSYDSVGRFGGEEFLVVLPGSGREQALDVAHKIWSLIREEPFLVDGHTLQLTASAGVANVQHSDDDLLQVLKRADLNLYQAKSGGRDRVI comes from the coding sequence GTGAAGTATTTCCGCACCATTTTTCATGCCGATGCCAAGCAGGATCCCGACTCCCTTCTGCGCTTGTTCGTCTCAGTCGCCCTGGTCTCCATCATCGTGATCACCTCGCTCGCCGGCTACGCCTTTTACCAGGTGCTGCAAAAGAACCTGGTTGACAGCGCGGAAGACGACGCGGTTAAGGTCAGCACCGCCCTTTCCGATGACGAAAGGGCACGCTTCACCATGGTCAAGAGCGACGGCAGCGTCGTTGTCGAAGTGTCTCCGCAAAACTTCTTCATCCTCGACCGGGATCTCCGGACGTTCCTCGCCCCCTTTGACATCGTTAAGATCAAGATTTACTCGTCCGATTACCGCATCGTGTACAGCACCGAGGCCAAGCTCATCGGCGAGGTGGACCGAGGCAACAAGCGGCTTGCCCGCGCCCTGGCCGGCGCATTCGATTCCAAACTCGAGCGCAAGGAAGAGGTGAAGGACCTTGCCGACGAACTGAAGTTCAACGTGGACGTAGTGGAGACCTACATCCCCATCCGGGCCCGCGGCAAGGTCATCGGGAGCTTCGAGGTCTATATCGACGTCACCAAGTACCACCAGCAGACGACGAAAGCGGCACTCCTGTCCTTGGGGGCGTTGTGCGGCATCCTGATGGGGGTCTTCGCCATCTCCTTCGTGCTGATCAGGCGCGGCACCAACGAGCTGAAGGAGGCCCAGGAGATTCTCAGGAAGCAGACGCTGATCGACGGGCTTACCGGGACCTTCAACAAGATGCAGATTGAGCTGATCGGACGCAGGGAGTTCGCCCGCGCCCAGCGTCGCAGGGAGAAGGGATTTGCGGACGCGGAGGTCGGTTTCATCATGATCGACATCGACCGGTTCAAGCAGGTCAACGACCGCTATGGCCATCTCGCCGGCGATCACCTGCTGCAGCAGTTCGCCGAAAGGGTGACCGCCTCGTTACGCAGCTACGACTCCGTCGGGCGCTTTGGAGGAGAGGAGTTCCTGGTGGTACTGCCCGGTTCCGGCCGCGAGCAGGCGCTCGACGTGGCGCACAAGATCTGGTCGCTGATCCGCGAGGAGCCCTTCCTGGTCGACGGCCACACCCTGCAGCTTACCGCCAGCGCCGGCGTGGCCAACGTGCAGCACAGCGACGACGACCTGCTCCAGGTGTTGAAGCGCGCCGACCTGAACCTCTACCAGGCCAAGAGCGGCGGGCGCGATCGGGTGATCTAG